Proteins found in one Physeter macrocephalus isolate SW-GA chromosome 17, ASM283717v5, whole genome shotgun sequence genomic segment:
- the ZNF628 gene encoding zinc finger protein 628, producing MRRFTHSNQPASTQTQNSIARRVGGGGGSSRPRLTRNPSSGVMVGSHADMAPASTAEGAGEKPGPAAPAPTAQYECGECGKSFRWSSRLLHHQRTHTGERPYKCPDCPKAFKGSSALLYHQRGHTGERPYPCPDCPKAFKRSSLLQIHRSVHTGLRAFTCGQCGLAFKWSSHYQYHLRQHTGERPYPCPDCPKAFKNSSSLRRHRHVHTGERPYTCGVCGKSFTQSTNLRQHQRVHTGERPFRCPLCPKTFTHSSNLLLHQRTHGSAAAPAPAAGAAPAPAPLPREPGGKVLVSEAYLRRPLQPPSPPAPPPPAPPPVVPELFLAAAETTVELVYRCDGCELGFGSEELLLEHQPCPGPEAPPPPADAPSEPRKADPPPPPSLSPPSPLPQPPPAAAAAAAPGLACLPCGKSFRTAAGLSRHQHSHGAAGGQAFRCGSCDGAFPQLASLLAHQQCHVEEAAAGRPPPQAEAAEVTCPQEPLAPAPPAPAPAPASAERPYKCGECGKAFKGSSGLRYHLRDHTGERPYQCGECGKAFKRSSLLAIHQRVHTGLRAFTCGQCGLTFKWSSHYQYHLRLHSGERPYACGECGKAFRNTSCLRRHRHVHTGERPHSCGVCGKSFAQTSNLRQHQRVHTGERPFRCPLCPKTFTHSSNLLLHQRTHSAERPFACPICGRSFVMAAYLQRHLRTHAPANAASGSAAPGAGPQPPAPLAAAPAPSATQDVHVLPHLQATLSLEVAGVSAQAGVKDTENRVALHALTRPPALLLLAAASSGLRFVLASFALALLLPVFLAVAAMKLGLRARWGSLPPPGGLGGPWVAVRGSGDVCGVLALAPGSSAGDGARVTRLSVSRWHRRRGVGRRLLAFAESRARAWAGGMGEPRARLVVPVAVAAWGVAGMLEGCGYQAEGSWGCMGYTLVREFSKEL from the exons ATGCGCCGGTTCACTCACAGCAACCAGCCAGCATCTACCCAAACCCAGAACtct ATAGCCCGGCGTGTGGGCGGAGGTGGGGGGAGCAGCCGCCCTCGCCTGACCCGGAATCCCTCCTCAGGTGTGATGGTCGGCTCCCACGCGGACATGGCGCCGGCCTCGACCGCGGAGGGGGCCGGGGAAAAGCCGGGCCCCGCGGCCCCTGCCCCCACGGCCCAGTACGAGTGTGGGGAGTGCGGCAAGTCCTTCCGCTGGTCGTCCCGGCTGCTGCACCACCAGCGCACGCACACGGGCGAGCGGCCCTACAAGTGCCCCGACTGCCCCAAGGCCTTCAAGGGCTCCTCGGCCCTGCTTTACCACCAGCGGGGCCACACGGGCGAGCGGCCCTACCCGTGCCCCGACTGCCCCAAGGCCTTCAAGCGCTCGTCGCTGCTGCAGATCCACCGCAGCGTGCACACCGGCCTGCGCGCCTTCACCTGCGGCCAGTGCGGCCTGGCCTTCAAGTGGTCGTCGCACTACCAGTACCACCTGCGCCAGCACACGGGCGAGCGGCCCTACCCCTGCCCGGACTGCCCCAAGGCCTTCAAGAACTCGTCCAGCCTGCGGCGCCACCGGCACGTGCACACCGGCGAGCGGCCCTACACCTGCGGCGTGTGCGGCAAGAGCTTCACGCAGAGCACCAACCTGCGGCAGCACCAGCGCGTGCACACGGGCGAGCGGCCCTTCCGCTGCCCGCTCTGCCCCAAGACCTTCACGCACTCGTCCAACCTGCTGCTGCACCAGCGCACCCACGGCagcgccgccgcccccgcccccgccgcgggcgccgcccccgcccccgcccctctgcCGCGGGAGCCCGGCGGCAAGGTCTTGGTTTCAGAGGCGTACCTACGGCGGCCCCTCCAACCCCCCAGCCCGCCGGCGCCCCCtccgcccgcgcccccgcccgtGGTGCCCGAGCTCTTTCTGGCCGCGGCCGAGACCACGGTGGAGCTGGTGTACCGCTGCGACGGCTGCGAGCTAGGCTTCGGCAGCGAGGAGCTGCTCTTGGAGCACCAGCCCTGCCCCGGGCCGGAGGCGCCGCCCCCGCCCGCGGACGCGCCCTCGGAGCCGAGGAAGGCCGACCCTCCCCCGCCGCCCTCACTGTCCCCGCCGTCCCCCCTGCCGCAGccccctcccgccgccgccgccgccgccgcccctggCCTCGCCTGCCTCCCCTGCGGGAAGTCCTTCCGGACGGCGGCCGGCCTCTCCCGCCACCAGCACAGCCACGGGGCGGCCGGCGGGCAGGCGTTCCGCTGCGGCAGCTGTGACGGCGCCTTCCCGCAGCTGGCCAGCCTCCTGGCGCACCAGCAGTGCCACGTGGAGGAGGCAGCGGCCGGGCGCCCGCCCCCCCAGGCCGAGGCTGCCGAGGTCACCTGTCCCCAGGAGCCGctcgcccccgccccgcccgctcCCGCGCCCGCCCCGGCTTCCGCGGAGCGACCCTACAAATGCGGCGAGTGCGGCAAGGCCTTCAAGGGCTCATCGGGACTGCGCTACCACCTGCGGGACCACACGGGCGAGCGGCCCTACCAGTGCGGCGAGTGTGGCAAGGCCTTCAAGCGCTCGTCGCTGCTGGCCATCCACCAGCGCGTGCACACCGGCCTGCGGGCCTTCACCTGCGGCCAGTGCGGCCTCACCTTCAAGTGGTCGTCGCACTACCAGTACCACCTGCGGCTGCACTCGGGCGAGCGGCCCTATGCCTGCGGGGAGTGCGGCAAAGCCTTCCGCAACACGTCGTGCCTGCGGCGCCACCGGCACGTGCACACGGGCGAGCGGCCCCACTCCTGCGGCGTGTGCGGCAAGAGCTTCGCCCAGACCTCTAACCTGCGGCAGCACCAGCGCGTGCACACGGGCGAGCGGCCCTTCCGCTGCCCGCTCTGCCCCAAGACCTTCACGCACTCGTCCAACCTGCTGCTGCACCAGCGCACCCACTCGGCCGAGCGCCCCTTCGCCTGCCCCATCTGCGGCCGCAGCTTTGTCATGGCCGCCTACCTGCAGCGGCACCTGAGGACGCATGCCCCGGCCAACGCCGCTTCTGGCTCCGCAGCCCCCGGcgccggcccccagccccctgccccgctGGCCGCCGCCCCAGCCCCGTCCGCCACCCAGGATGTCCACGTCCTACCCCACCTCCAGGCCACGCTCTCCCTAGAGGTAGCAGGAGTCTCGGCCCAG GCTGGCGTGAAGGACACGGAGAACCGCGTGGCCCTCCACGCCCTGACGCGGCCACCGGCCCTGCTCCTCCTGGCGGCAGCCAGCAGCGGCCTGCGCTTCGTCCTGGCCTCTTTCGCCCTGGCCCTCCTCCTGCCCGTGTTCCTGGCCGTGGCGGCCATGAAGCTGGGCCTGCGGGCCCGGTGGGGCTCGCTGCCCCCGCCGGGCGGGCTGGGGGGGCCCTGGGTGGCGGTGCGGGGCTCAGGGGACGTGTGCGGGGTCCTCGCCCTGGCCCCGGGCTCCAGCGCTGGAGACGGGGCCCGGGTCACCCGCCTCTCGGTGTCTCGCTGGCACCGCCGCCGAGGCGTGGGCAGGCGGCTGCTGGCCTTTGCCGAATCCCGGGCTCGAGCCTGGGCGGGCGGCATGGGGGAGCCCCGGGCCCGGCTCGTGGTCCCGGTGGCCGTGGCAGCGTGGGGAGTGGCCGGGATGCTGGAGGGCTGTGGCTACCAGGCCGAGGGGAGCTGGGGCTGCATGGGCTACACGCTGGTGAGGGAGTTCAGCAAGGAACTATGA